The genomic interval TATTTTTCACATATACTGGCAcagtctctgacttttcttttacagtgccATAATTCTCATCTCTCctttgcagttgatcttctacaaagaTAACATTTCTGCTGATGATGATCTTGTGGAcagtggggtcccacagacgatacccctttactcTATCAGCATACCCCAAAAAGATACATTTTCTAGATTTTGGATTCacctttgttctttcttgggcattgtacatcacgtacacaAGACATCCAAATACATGTAGGTAAGAATAATCAGCTGGCTTTCCAGTCTACATCTCCATCGCTGTCTTCAGGCCAATAGCTGTAGATGGCGACtgatttactatataacaagCAGTTTTGGCTGTTTCAACCTagaatgaattgggtagaccaacagtcctcaacatagcttttattctttctgtaagagttctgttcatccgCTCCGCCACTccgttttgttgaggagtgtatgctACCATGAACTGCCTCTGAATACCTTTTTGTTTACAGAAAGTAAGAAACTCGCCGTCTGTATACTTTCCACCATTATCcgtcctcaagcacttgatctttttaccagattcaagttccacccgcgctttgtattatttaaacactggaaatacatctgattttttcttaattggatacacccaacatcttctggaataattatcaatgaaagtcactatgtactttgcacctcctATGGATATATTTGGTGATTtccaaacatcagaatgaatcaagtttagaatgcatttacttttAGCAATAGAtttactgaattttaatctatgctgcttACTTATAACATAATActcgcaaaatggtaaacttacaGATTTGAGCCCTGGAAGCAATTTTCGCTCAAAGAGAATTTTCAAACCGTGTTCTAACAGGTGGCCAAGTTTGAAATGCCACAtctgttagcctatatggctataaatattgattttgatgataacaaaccacatgcaTTTATTAagcaaagatttatgaattgtgcttttataataagaaaatgatgttatggaattaaattattttggactaaaatgaaagtatttttaaaatctttgatagtgttcttaaatttcggatttgaacctatttgaaactatttaaatatttttgggtcattctataatttcacaaagtttgggcaaagtcataatttcaaaaagttgtgggattgacaaagcattattctaaaattctgaaattggacctttttgcaaacttttataacgttttgggccatactacagttttataaagttttagggtcAAACTGAAAATCTGGGAAAATTTTCACTATAGcaattactgtagcaagcggcaaTCCGGATTCTGACAAACGGAAGTCCGGATATTGGGCAGAATGTATCCAAATTGAAAGCGGAAATCCGGATCCTGACAAACGGAAATCCGAttgttgggcagtaagctGCTGAGCATAAGCGGAAATCCGGATGTAATAAAGCGGCAATTCGAatgttcagaaattcaaaattgtggctataacggtaacattaagcgAATTTTCGGATGTCCATAACCGGTAATCTGGTtacgaccaaaatgtgcataacggctagtttttgagctcaaactataagaactcaaattcaactcattttcaatctctccaacaagcaaaaacaaaaagcacacatgATATTTTGAGCCATCAAACTTGCGAAATACAAACATTGaatcttttcttgttcttcatttttgaatatctactcattgagtgagtttcattgtaaccttcatttattcatctcaattgtaagagtttgagtgtgtgagacacttgagtgaagagattgggagataatctctttgttgtaaaggtttattgacacctcgaagtcaattgtaatcgttgaagccttggaaaggcttggatagtgaaatcctcaagcttgaatcgcttggaggcgtggacgtaggcggggattgccgaaccacgtaaaaattcgtgtatttgtttctcttctcccttactatttaattattgtgcttttcttgaacttattgcttttaatttttattaagaaattagattgcttgttgtgtggatttgctaggataatttttaaatttccaattcaccccccctcttgggttgcacacttatatttcaacATCATCGTTCACTCTTCTCTATTTGATgcgacacacgcatcagcctcctgcagtgtttctcctttaagcatgaatagattaggaccgatcttttctgccttcatcaataTAAGCGCTCCTTTAATGATCTTAATAATTCCATTAtccacatgagttttgtacccatgactatccatttgtcccaaagacaatagatttttcttcaggccattgacatgtcgtacctccccaattgtgcgaattgtaccatcaaaaatttttattttgatagtaccaataccagcgaTCTCCAAGGTATGATCATCtcccatatatacagatcctcctgagataggttcatatgtgtggaaTCATTCTCTCCgagaggtcatgtgccaggtagctcCTTAGTCTATAAGCTAGACATCAAATAGtcgttttctgccttctgaaacaATTGTTGCCTCGCTTTAGAGAATTTCGCCATCATCCGAGATACTTGCTACACAAtcctgagcatttgatgactcaggttctttgcccttttttctcttctggttactccaacactctttcttgacgtgccctttcttgtcacagttgtagcatttaacattctttttactTCTGAATTTTGATATACCATGATTTTGACTCCCACTAGGGCCACGTTTcgttgatctccctctcgtcaccgatagcgcctccgcttgctgcgaacttgcttgtctgtttttcttatttttttgcctactctcctcatttaatatggaggctgcaacatcgtcgaaaactagactctccactggattgttgttcgtcaggttgatgatgagttgattaTACaaatctggtagactttgaagtagaagctctgcacgttcattttcctctatattatgacccaacgttgtgagttgtgaaaatagagttttCAAGGTGCTGATGTGGTcggtcaccattgtagattccgccattcgaagagtataaagtttcttcttcaagaagattttgttgtgtagtgacttggcctcgtacaattttgtgagagtatcccatatttcctttgctgtatttttctctgccacaTTGGACAATACTCCATCtgcaagtgccaagtgtagatcagaaatggcgTTGCCATCTATCTCGTTCCACctgtcatcagttatctccatgggcctttctctaattgctgccaagcaattatttttcctcaatacaactttcatcttcattttccacaacaaaaaattatttccgttaaacttctcaattccatactttgccgccattttgttgataaatactgCACACAAGCTAGTGTACCACCCtgaatagttgtgagtatgtgtAAGAATGCACACCGggaaagttcccaggaaagactggaggggtcacaatggtcccacttaaaactcagactccttaagctcttatcgcctttgtgacataactttcctagacatgtacaaaaccacacagttgttttactcacaccactattccTTACTTTGCACCGCAAAATTCTTGGATCACTCCCACCGTTTCACGtcaatagtaccgtatacgtgaatattACTGTCTACATGAACAGTGCCGTATATGTGAATTGTACCCCTGATGTGAACAGTACCCAACTCCAAAAAATACAAtcaatagctctgataccactgttaggaaattgatagGTGAAGCAGATACGCAGCTAAAgtgaaattggaagaaaataaagaacaagcacaatagaggacaccagaaattacgtggttcggcttttaacCTATGTCCACGGGCGAaaacagaaggaaaatattatactagtgaaaaggagttacaagtattgtagtattttagctcactacccaaaaccccaatacacccaaactctcaaatcactaaacACTCAAGAGTTTATTAAACTCTTAATACTCTCAACTCTAAAGGAAGGCAATGCTTCTCTCTCGATGGAATTGGATACAAGCTCTAGATTGAGAGCTTGGATTTATAGGCAAAACTTTGCCTCAAAAGTCAAACAAGTGGCCATAAACTTCAAGCCATACAGctcaaaaatttcaaactttgaatttttcttttcttttaccaaACATTACAGCATCTAGAATTTCAAAGCAAAGTGCCAACCATTTTGCTTCTTCAAACCTTCTAGATGTAGCTTCTAGATGCTGCAACCAATTTTGACATTTAGTTGTCAATATAATGCAATGAACTTCATTGTcgataatgaataaataaattatttagtattGAGATATAGCATctatagcttaaaagctataataataaagtgttTGGTGAATATTAGTAGTTGTGTCTTGAAAGTTAAGATGATTTAACCCCAAaattgtatgatgaaaaatttattatatgtttattattttatcaaagttattatttaatagtcatatttattatatattatcgacttttatttcataattatattttttttcaatggttGCGGCTTTAAAGTTATAATATTTCAACATCAAAGGAGGcctaaatttattatacatattcattatttaatttgaaatacacAATtgtacatttttattattttgtcacACCAAACCTATCTAAACGACCAAAGCAATACAAATTGAACAGCCGAGGAATGTATTGCATTAACATTTGATCTTCTTGCCAAACATTATGTTTTACATTACATGATACGAAACACCTAAAGGAACTATAAAAATTGTCTTCATATCatgcatattaattaatcccaatgtgtctttctcttcttctttcgAGGAAAAATGCCGATAAATTCCAAATAATAGACCTTCAAATTAGCCACAAATGCAGCATAGAAAGGAAACTGCATGAGTGCTAAAACAATAACTGGAAAGAACGCCGCAGCGTAGAGAGTGGCAGTCCATTTCTTCTCCAAACGAATGATGAGCAGAATTGAAGCCGAGAAAGTAATCATGCTTGTTAGTACAGAGAAGAAGAGCAAAGTGAAGCCAATCGTCAGCTTGCTTGGAAGTACGCTTAGGAAATCAGATGAATCAAATGACGACGTGAGGATAGAGAGAAACATCACAACGGATGACAAAGATAAGGCTAAGGAGACAACGTCCATTACAGTAAAAACGTAGAAGAGTGGTGACTCAAGGAAATGGGGAAACCCCTTATCGTTGGTCCCTCCAGGCACCGTGAAGGCAGCTGTGAAGACGACGGTCGCGATGAGGATTGCCAGTGTGGAGCATGACTGAGAGGTTTCTTTGATCCAATCTTGTGCTTTCCTAAGTTGATCTTCATGTGTTAGATCGAAGAGGTCATTTGCAGTCATTCTCTTGTTTTTATCACGGTGCATGGCATAATGGGGAGGCGCTATGTCTTTTACACGCTGCATATAATGCATGCACAGatacaataaaaaagatatagtATTAGAGGatacttttatttgtaaaacCATTTGACAATGTCATGAcatcattataaaatttcatccCGACTTAAATACAACGGGGATTTGTTATATATGTATAGGGTGGGTTTTCAATAAAGGAACCCTGATCGtattaaaattagagataagaattaaaaattaaagaacaccgattttaatttattataggATAGAAAACATTATActgtagtattttttaaaaatcttttaacttatcactaattttaatgtAGTTAAGGATCCTTGATTataatatacatacatacatgtgTGTGAAGTAGTTTTCTAGTTTGGGATTCTGAAGTGCAGGAAAAATTCAGGAAAGCTTTAAAACCATGGGATTTAAgagacttaaaatttaaagcgCTTAAACCGCACGGTTTATGCTGTTTCATagatttttttcactttaaaatttcaaattggaaCATGtttacatacatacatacatgtgtgtgtgtgtgtatcaaATTGGAACATGtttacatacatacatacatgtgtgtgtgtgtgtatagagagagagagagagagagagagagagagagagagagaaatgttCCAAtctagaattttaaagtgcgagATCGTCTGGAAAAACACATAAACCGTGCGGTTTAagtatttttagttttaaaccTTTAAAACCCTGCGGTTTTAAAACTTTCCCGAATTTTTCCTGCACTTTAAGATCCCatacctatatatatatatatatatatatatatatatattattatcgaAGGGCTTACCTCGAACCATTCAAGCTCGTCCTGAAATTGGAGAACCGGACCAGCTTGGGTTCCTTGTTTATAATACTTCATGTCAGCAACCTGGTGCAATATTGTGTAGCcttcattatcaatttttaaagcCCATTCGGCCAGCGACAGTTGCATTTTCTCCTTAATGATTTCAAAGATCTCAAGTTGACGATACATTATGGCCACATGCAATATATTCTGCCCTTTCTCATTCACGTTATCTAATGTTTGAGGATATTTATGGCGTATCTCCTCCAAAATCTCTATTATTCCATTGCTCACTGCAAAGAGTAATATCCTCATCGTCCTCATCGACGAGGTCATATCCTTCGTTGTATCATTTTCCTGATCGACTGCTTGAGGATATTGATCAACGTGTGCTTTGTTAGTGCAACCTTTCTTCACCTGAATCATTAATTCGACCCATTCTCCAGCCGAAACATCAACAacctttttttcaatatttccTTTACCTAATCCTAAGGAAATTTCTGTAACACCTGGGGTCGGCTTTTCATGCGTTGCGCAAtcatcaattcttttttcaaccAGCATTTTGACCAGTGCAACCGcttttttatgaatttgctTTTTCTCCCAGATTTTCTTAATCGCCGGACATCCTGgccatgcatgcatgcaagaACTACATATTACTAATTTATAAGCGGCAAATCCATTCATCAACTGAATGAATTGAAGTTGTGATAAATTTCCCCCGTTCTGCTGTGTAATTCATATTATCAtgtatgtagaattaattaatgaaataattattggtCTTACCTTGAATTACTTGCCTCCAAATTGCAATGTACATCTTTGaacttaaaattgaaattgctgCAGTTTGATTAACCTGGTCAGCCACAATTTTACaaatacacatatatatatatatatgaaatagtaaaaaattaatttgtagatAGGGTATGTACGAGCCCGTagaaactaaagaaaaagGGAACTTCATGATCCCCCCCACTATTTGAGGTAACACAGTTTACAcctaatattttcaaaatggcCGTATATTGCACCATTGAAAGGAAAGACATTAAAACAAGCATTTTATGGTTGTTTACTTGTGGGATTGGGGACTCGAAATTCAGAATTGGAATGATTGTTgctgtttatttgtaaaaattgaAGGAGGGGATGAGAATGAAATGGTAGAGCCACATAAAATTAGGAACAAGGAATGGCCCAAGAGGGTTAAGAATCAAGTTTCTATTTCTTGAACTCACAATTTTACCCTAcctaaatttcataattctaCTTTTGTCcttgattaaaatattattattattatcactattgttgtaattattgttattaagaacaacaataacaacaacgacaacaacaataataattgttgtattattattgttattactcttattattattgtcattgtctttattattattattattgtcgttgttattgttattactattattgttgttaaaataatttcaaataaataaacacaactattattacaaataataataataataataacaacaacaataattaactAAAGACATTTTAGTAACTTGAAGCAATTCATTGCGATTTCAAAACAaggtaaacacatcaatggcAATGCAATTCATTCGAATATCGATTTCTATAACGcaagtaaacaatttattttaattcacatttctcattctcattccagcACTTTCCGATTTCTAATTGGTAAACACCATTACTATTTTCCTTAGTCAATATAATTTCTCCCAGAAATTAACGAATATATAAAGGATAGCTAATCAAGTAGAGTAACAGCCCATGTGGCCTGATCTCAATAGGAGAGCTTTGGTTAACCTATATAAATACTGAGCTTTCGATCATAGCTCAAATATTTAAGGGGAAAAATAACTAggtttctaaagaaaaaattagaaaacaatGAATATACAATATAAAGTTTGCATACTGTTATTTTCGTCTAAAAAGAAACTagcttttatattatttttcattatttattttggtctTCAAATTAAGGCTTCGTTTGGCTTCTAAGCCACAGTTGCTCTAGACtgtaagttttatttattttgtaaataataactAACACATTCATTTAAGCTCGAACCGAAGACCTATTGAACATATGTATGCATGTGGCAAACAATTGTATGTGGCTAGCATGTAACTTTATAACTCTTGGCATAAAGTTCTTGAGTAACTGGGAAGAGTGGGAGGAATCAACTTTTGACTTTGACACTAATTGGAAAAGTTGAGTggaaatttatattattttaatgttctGATTTTTGGGCATGGCTTGGCCTATAAATAGAGGCCTCATTTGCCCTCTTCAATCATCCcatttttctctaattcaagAGAGAGAGCCAAGAGGCGTAAGTTGAGAGTGTTGAGAGTTTTGAGCTCTAGTTCTAGTGTTTTGAAAGTTTGGGTGTACTGGGGTTTTGAGTTATGAgataaaatactacaatacttgtaactccttttcactagtaaaatatttcattctgtcttcgcccttgaatgtaaattaaaagccgaaccacgtaaattctGGTGTCCCTGTGTgatcattatttctcaatttcactttAGTTGTGTGTCTGCTGCACCGCCGAATTTCCAACAAGACCTATGCTCCTTACCAACTGTAGTTAGACCTTGTCTTCATCAAATGAAAGTTTTAGTTATTAGTGAAAAATTTATgggtgtttgataaaattaaacacCACCAGATTGGAGAAATTTAATGGTACATGAGAGGTGCTGCACTCAATTAATGTAGGTATGCCATCTATGCATTTGTTTTCTAGAATCTCTCACTAGATTGAtgtcataaaaatttttattctcattattagagtatatttatcaataaataacTGTGAAAAATAAACCATCTTCTAAGCAAAATTGACAAAGTGTTTACAGCTGAGTTGTCAAATGCTAGCATAAATAAATACAGCCCAGGTGCGATCGAGAGTATTGTGTCGGTGGGTTATGACTTGTAACCGCAACTAAAGCCTAAGCCGTTTGttctggttttgatttttgaatttatagaGTTATAATGAAGCAACCATATTAtgattttggaaaaattaaagctGCTATGTCACCATTACCTCTCCTCTTCTTTGTGTGGCCAATGTGATTGTCAATCTTACCAGTCTCAAAATCTTCTTTATAATCAGGGTCAACGTTGTCGTCATCCAGATACGTCGGAAGACctgcaattaaaaattagatgaTGTagcaaatcattttttttttcacttcacCCTATATACgtataaatacaaattaaataattatttctccTAATTAATTTGCTTATTGTGCCCATTGTAACGGCATGCATCCAAGTCAACTGGACTATATATTCATTTAGATATGGAACTATATGCGGCTCTATGCatataattaatatgtaaaaattGCTAAAGAAATTTGAGGCTGATAAAGCGATGACAGAAACAACTATATATCAAGCCGGGGTTATTGTGTTCATTGATTTGGTAATCTCGGCCAACTATCACTGTCTCTAGCCAAATTTTTTGGTCTAAAGTATcattgcatatatatatatgtgtgtgtgcgtgtgtgcgtgtgtgtgtacaCATACCTgactatataaaaattattgataaactaaaaaataaaaacacatattttaatacactttaaaaaaatacatggtATTAAAGTCTATATTTCTTTATCTTGTAATTTATCCCAGACTTTAATATGCTCAAGATccttaaatagaaaattattatataaaaagtgCGGatatctataattttttaaaatgcagattcaaaattttacaacaTTCTAAAAGGTTGCTGCGATAttgtaaaatgattttttcaatGGTCGACAACGTTGTAAAATCCTAAACTCAGCAATTTATATAATGAGGACATCCACCCCTAAGAATGACTAGAAGAACAGtgatatcaaataaaatcctGACAAAGACAACGTTAGACCCGGCCGAATTCACGTTTTTAATTGCCAATAAAATAACCCGATCGGTTCTACTGCACTGTATTTGTCAGCGTTTAGTCTCtttcatcatttttgtttCCAAGAAAGTAATATGGTTTATATATTCACTTACAGGAATAGACAAGACTCGTCCAAATCGTCGTGCGCTCCGTACTGAAAACAGATGGCATTAAAGCTAGTAGTTCAAGACAAGTAAAACCATCAATCCCCTTGGACGTTGATTCGTTTGCAAGGCTTGAGTCGTGATTAAGTATCCAAATAGCAGTGTCTGTACGTAATCAAGCAGGACggaaatgtaattaattaattgattaattaagaagatagcaaataattttcaataacttttaactcttgatctataaataaataaattcattcacCCGTACTCGATCATCAGTGAGTCTTTAAAATACAGAATGAATGAACGAGTGAATGAATGAGagatttgattattattaccGACGTGATGGCTAAGGACAGCAATATGAAGTATAGGAATATTATCATGTCTACGGAAATGATGCCTTAAGTTAGAGTCACCAACTTGCTCAGCGAAGTATCGCAACGCTTCAATTTTCCCAACAGAAGCAGCCCTATAAAGTGGGGTTTCCCCCAATTTGTTTTCAACCACAAGTGGATTTTTGTCTGCATCATTAGATTGCTTGGAAAATTCAACCAAAGTTTTGGCTACGTCAACATTGTTGATGGTGGCCAGTGCGTGAACAGCAGTGTTTCCATTGTCATCTGTTTGCATCAAGGCCTCAAGTCTTTTTTCTACTGGTAGCCTTCcgagaaattttttaatcagcTCGGGGTCTTCCATGGCCGCTGCAACGTGAATTGCGCATTCTCCATTGAATGTCCTGTATCCCAACAACTCTTCATCAGTTTGTTGAGCAAAGTAACGCAAGAAGCCTTGACGGTCTCCCTTTAAGGCCATTCCGTACGGATCCATCTTTTTCTCAATTGTATAATAGATGCACAGAAGAAGCTGTCGTTTCTTCGTtatccttaattttaattgtccTAATATATATAAGGTTTTATGCATCTTTCTACAAGTTCTAAACGAATTTGGCATAATCACtttgcatattttaataattaagctCAAACAttataagcataaaataaagtaaagttaATCTATCGGGTCAGGAAATAGAATAGAATAAATTATCTAAACAACTTTTGCCTCTAGTGCTTTTTCCGCGAATATAATAATCACTATGTTATTGAAGTAAAATAAGGTTTTGATCCATCCTTATGAAAGTTCTAATCGAGGCCACAAACTAAAAAGTCCAAAGgataacattttatatttattaaaataagaaattattaataaaaaagagagagagagagagagaaatgaatATGTTAAAAGGTAACTTCTAACCATTACTACTCTAAAAAATTCCTAATTCGTCCATTCATTTTCACCGCCCCCACAATTCAACCGTCACCATTTTTGCTCAGagtgaattttaaaatcatgacgagcaagaaagataaagaagaagaagaggaggagGAAGATCCTTCCGAGCTCAGGCAAGGGGCAAAATGACAGCTTTGAAGAAAGAGGAGAAGAAAATGAGCTTCCGTTAAAGCCAAGGATGTTCCTTAATTTACCTGAAAACGATGACTTTGAGATCTTTTGATGCAACAGAAGTTAAATGTTCTAATATTTCGTTAATATTTAAGGataccaaaataaaataaaaaggtctaaattcacattaatttGAAAGAATGCCGTGAACTTAGGGTTAAAattgatatgaaaataaactaaataacTCATTGATTTCGCATAATGccaaaaattaactaaactaAAAAACTCACATAGAGGtttgaaaactgaaaatattattaaactcaaacCTACCTTCAAAGACTATAAGATAGGGTaaaacattgaaaaaaaaaagcactaaattattaagaaaaagaataataaaccTTAGACAATAAAGATAGGGATTCCTAATATGTATCATATTCACATTTTACCTTGCTAATGAGGTCTCCAATAGAAATTGGTATGAAACTAATTAGCTCCTTTTAATGAGTGTGTGGTTGGTGGGCAAAGTGATGAGATGAAATTAGGTTTTTGTTgctatttttttactttattttatcttcttttttgatGGATTGATCTGCAGTTTGATTGTTGAAAAAACTGCGAACAAAGAAATTTTCGGTTTGAAAATGAtgagaaattttgttttttggtttttttgggattttgttttaaacttCGTATCGATGATGAGAAAGttgactaattttttttcagttataaAGTCTACTGTAGATGTTTGTTTGGATTTTTGAAATCAGTGAGTCTCCGAGTAATCAAACTTCTAC from Citrus sinensis cultivar Valencia sweet orange chromosome 9, DVS_A1.0, whole genome shotgun sequence carries:
- the LOC112496372 gene encoding uncharacterized protein LOC112496372 — encoded protein: MKFPFSLVSTGSYIPYLQINFLLFHIYIYMCICKIVADQVNQTAAISILSSKMYIAIWRQVIQGCPAIKKIWEKKQIHKKAVALVKMLVEKRIDDCATHEKPTPGVTEISLGLGKGNIEKKVVDVSAGEWVELMIQVKKGCTNKAHVDQYPQAVDQENDTTKDMTSSMRTMRILLFAVSNGIIEILEEIRHKYPQTLDNVNEKGQNILHVAIMYRQLEIFEIIKEKMQLSLAEWALKIDNEGYTILHQVADMKYYKQGTQAGPVLQFQDELEWFERVKDIAPPHYAMHRDKNKRMTANDLFDLTHEDQLRKAQDWIKETSQSCSTLAILIATVVFTAAFTVPGGTNDKGFPHFLESPLFYVFTVMDVVSLALSLSSVVMFLSILTSSFDSSDFLSVLPSKLTIGFTLLFFSVLTSMITFSASILLIIRLEKKWTATLYAAAFFPVIVLALMQFPFYAAFVANLKVYYLEFIGIFPRKKKRKTHWD
- the LOC102621363 gene encoding uncharacterized protein LOC102621363, with the translated sequence MDPYGMALKGDRQGFLRYFAQQTDEELLGYRTFNGECAIHVAAAMEDPELIKKFLGRLPVEKRLEALMQTDDNGNTAVHALATINNVDVAKTLVEFSKQSNDADKNPLVVENKLGETPLYRAASVGKIEALRYFAEQVGDSNLRHHFRRHDNIPILHIAVLSHHVDTAIWILNHDSSLANESTSKGIDGFTCLELLALMPSVFSTERTTIWTSLVYSCLPTYLDDDNVDPDYKEDFETGKIDNHIGHTKKRRGNGDIAALIFPKS